The Wansuia hejianensis genomic interval AATCACTTTTCCTCCGGCTTTGGGATATACCACCAGAGAGGGGTCTGCTGTTGAATCAAACACAACTGTCGCCCTTTCAAATTTTATCCGGTAGGCCATGCAGAAGGGGAACGCCGCAGGATAATCCCAGCCTGCCTCTACAGCCACAGCTGCCTTTCCATAGCGGTATGTAGCGAATATCTGCTGGATCACCCCTGCCTCATCCCTGGCTGCTTCCGCCGACAGCTCCTCCGGCTCGCCCAGAAGGTAGCGGACATAATCCGCATCATGCACATGCATATCCAACGCAACGCCTCCGGAACATTCCGGCTTCGCCAGCCATCCTTCCCACGCCCAGTCCGGCTTTGAACTGACCCGTTTGAAAACCGCCGACTCCAGTGATCCGTAAGTTCCATCTTCCACTGCCCTTTTCAGCCATACATACTCTCCCCACATCCGGATGCACTGGCCCACCATCACTGCCGCGCCCGTTTCCCTCTGTACTCTCAGAAGCTCTTCTCCTTCTTCAGGATACCGGCAGACCGGCTTCTCCACGAAGACCTTTTTCCCTGCTTTCATCGCCGCCAGCACATGCGCCGCATGCAGATAAGTAGGAAGGCAGATATCAACAGCTTCCACGTCAGCCTTTTCAATCAGCTCCATTCCTGTCTCATAGATTTCAGCGCCGAATTTTTCTGCCGCCTTTTTCGCGTAATCCGCTCTCAGGTCAGCCACCGCTGCCACCTGGACGCCCTCCTCCTTCAGCGCTTCATAGCATGCCGCGTGCATACTTCCCATAAATCCCGCACCGATTAATCCGATTTTTACCATCTCAGTTACTCCTTTCCAAAGATCCTGTCCATGGACAGTGACGTATTAAAGATTATCTGATCGCTGTACTGGGCGTAGGCCGGTATCATCTCAGCGGAGCACCAGCCGTCATAGCCTGCGGCCTCAAAAGCTTCCATGACCCCCTTCCAGTCTACGTCTCCGGCCAGCAGGTCAACGAACCCATGCAGCCCTCCGGCAGCCCTCCTGTAATCCTTAAAATGAACCCGTTTGATCCGGCTGCCTAAAATCTCTATCCACTGTTCCGGATATCCGCAGTACAACACGTTTCCCACATCAAGATAAGCACCCACAAAAGGACTGCCGATCTCATCTATAAAATTTCTCATCTCCAGCGGTGACAGAAGAAACTTATTCCAAACATTCTCTATCCCCACCTGGATCTCATATTCTCCCGCCGTCTCTCTGATCTTCAAAAAAGCCTCCAGCGCCCGGTCATAAGCGGCATCATAACTGACGGCCGGGCGTTCCGGCAGGAAATCCACGCCCACAGCGCCGGGAACAATCAACACCGCGCCCGCGCCCAATTCCTTCGCCATCCGGATCTGAATTCTTGCCAGTTCCAGTGCCTTCCTGCGCTCTTCTGCATCATCGGAAGTGAACGGGTAATCCCAATACATACCGCTGGCCAGGCTGTGAATTTCAATTCCGGCTTCTTCCGCGGCCTTTCGGATATCCTTTAGTTCTGCGGACGATGTCTGCGGTGTCAGTTCCCCGCTCCCGTCCATGGCAAGCTCAATCCCCTGGAAGCCTGCCCTGGCGGCCGTTTCCATCGCTTCTCTCAGCGTTTTCCCCTGAAAAGACCAGATATTAATAGCTTTTTTCATACAATTCCCACCTTTCCCACACAATTAAAAAAATGATTGACAGCAAACAAGCTTAAGCGTATACTTTTTACAATCTTAATTTTACACTTTTATTTGCATTTTTCCTTATCAAATGCGCTGTCCTTTTTATACAATCAGCTCATCATTCAGGAGGCTGCCATGGAGAACAGAACCTACGTGCCCACCTTACTGGAAACTGTGCTGTCAGTTCCCGCTATCATCAATATCTCTTACTACAAATTCCCCAAAAACTATATATTTCCGGGAGAACAGCATGATTTCTGGGAATTCGTCTATGTAGACCGGGGAGAAATACTGGTGACAGCCGGCAAGCTGGAATACGTGCTGAAGGCAGGAGAGATGGCTTTCCATTCCTGCAATGAATTCCACAGCCAGCGCTCTTTAAAGGGGTCAACCGCTGACATCATTGTTGTATCCTTCATCTGCACCAGCCCTTTTATGGATGATTTTAAAGAAAAGATACTTTTCCTGAACCAGGCTGAAAAACAATGCCTGCACAACGTGGTAAGGGAATCTGAGATCTCCTACGAAGCTTTTGAAAAAGCGCCTCCCCTGATCCACATGCAGAAAAAAGCCTCAGCTCCCTTCGGCAGTGACCAGCTTCTGAAGATGGGGCTGGAACAGCTTCTGATACTGATCTACCGGCGAGGTGAAAGCATCGGCGTTCAGGAACGGCAATACCGCCCTTCCGAGCTTTCCAGCCGGACGCTCACGGTAGAAAGGGTGAAGAGCTACATCGAATCCCATTACCGGGAACGGCTGACACTCACAGCGCTGGCTGACTGCGGAAATATCAGCATTTCCCACTTGAAAAGGATTTTTAAAGAGGAGACCGGGGACTCTGTGATTTCTTACCTGGCCAGAACCCGGATCAGTGAAGCCAAGCGGCTGATTCACGAAGGCAGCTATTCCTTCACGCAGATTGCGGAGCTTACAGGCTTCGACAATATTTATTATTTTTCCAGGAGATTTAAAGAGCTGACCGGCATGACTCCTTCGGAATATGCTTTGTCGGTCAGAGAATGAAAGGATGGTTCGATATGAATAAGATTGGAGTTATGCTGGAAGCGTTCCACACGGATATCCCCACAGCCATATCCCTGGCCCGGAAGGCTGGGGCAGAAGGCGTGCAGTTCTATGCAGGCACCGGGCCTCTGGACTGTGACCGCTGTACAGCCGAAGACCGCAGGGCATTTTACCGTACACTCCTCCGCAATGAACTGGAGATCAGCGCCCTGTGCGCCGATCTGGGCGGCCACGGCTTCACCCGCCCTGCCGGCAATCTTGAACGCCTGGAAAAGACCGGACGCATGCTGGCCTGGGCCAATGAGTTAGGCTGCCATACCGCCACCACCCACCTGGGAGTGATTCCTGACGGGGAC includes:
- a CDS encoding Gfo/Idh/MocA family protein — encoded protein: MVKIGLIGAGFMGSMHAACYEALKEEGVQVAAVADLRADYAKKAAEKFGAEIYETGMELIEKADVEAVDICLPTYLHAAHVLAAMKAGKKVFVEKPVCRYPEEGEELLRVQRETGAAVMVGQCIRMWGEYVWLKRAVEDGTYGSLESAVFKRVSSKPDWAWEGWLAKPECSGGVALDMHVHDADYVRYLLGEPEELSAEAARDEAGVIQQIFATYRYGKAAVAVEAGWDYPAAFPFCMAYRIKFERATVVFDSTADPSLVVYPKAGGKVIPELEKEYESENDIGGNVSSLGAYYSELKYFVEGLQGKHPLEAATLDDAIKSVTLVLREIEAAGGLVLP
- a CDS encoding sugar phosphate isomerase/epimerase family protein; this encodes MKKAINIWSFQGKTLREAMETAARAGFQGIELAMDGSGELTPQTSSAELKDIRKAAEEAGIEIHSLASGMYWDYPFTSDDAEERRKALELARIQIRMAKELGAGAVLIVPGAVGVDFLPERPAVSYDAAYDRALEAFLKIRETAGEYEIQVGIENVWNKFLLSPLEMRNFIDEIGSPFVGAYLDVGNVLYCGYPEQWIEILGSRIKRVHFKDYRRAAGGLHGFVDLLAGDVDWKGVMEAFEAAGYDGWCSAEMIPAYAQYSDQIIFNTSLSMDRIFGKE
- a CDS encoding AraC family transcriptional regulator, which translates into the protein MENRTYVPTLLETVLSVPAIINISYYKFPKNYIFPGEQHDFWEFVYVDRGEILVTAGKLEYVLKAGEMAFHSCNEFHSQRSLKGSTADIIVVSFICTSPFMDDFKEKILFLNQAEKQCLHNVVRESEISYEAFEKAPPLIHMQKKASAPFGSDQLLKMGLEQLLILIYRRGESIGVQERQYRPSELSSRTLTVERVKSYIESHYRERLTLTALADCGNISISHLKRIFKEETGDSVISYLARTRISEAKRLIHEGSYSFTQIAELTGFDNIYYFSRRFKELTGMTPSEYALSVRE